Proteins from a genomic interval of Papaver somniferum cultivar HN1 chromosome 4, ASM357369v1, whole genome shotgun sequence:
- the LOC113271775 gene encoding kelch domain-containing protein 3-like isoform X3, with product MRWEKLQLSNRFPAETSVAVDGRKSGPGPGKRWGHTCNSIRGGRFLVVFGGYGMDNCQTNDVHIFDTVKQTWSKPVVKGNLPSPRDSHSCTAVGDNLFIFGGTDGKVPLRDLHIFETSTSTWITPSLRGEGPEPREGHSAALVGKRLFIFGGCGKDNSSEVYYNDLYILDTETLVWRRAVTSGTPPSARDSHTCSAWKHKIVVIGGEDASDYYLSDVHILDTDSLIWKELSNACWILPARAGHSTVALGKHLFIFGGFTDDRNLYDDLHVLNLESGNWTKLVASGEGPSARFSVAGDCLDIRKGVLVFIGGCNEHLEALDDMYYLHTELSVENEQDDQRQEKLSLKKELKRKCQEQCFPTGLQINDKETRKQVTLPKMSRTMPLPYYGQAAEQNNSTMIEFKPCNDKMFEAKVTEAFRYGYTIETNINGKPLRGVLFSYKQGFADSANSNLSGMAEEARVENGCQPKLKTTGDNSHGKKSTSQDSLTETDIASESNNSNPPGAPPPRKQINETSGMSTDSVPDSKDNGTHEPSTSSREVPTEDMSAAAKYSVAPSPNQGPVGPISDIKKT from the exons atgaggTGGGAAAAGTTACAGTTGAGCAATAGATTCCCAGCAGAAACCAGTGTTGCTGTTGATGGTAGGAAATCAGGTCCAGGTCCTGGTAAAAGATGGGGTCATACATGCAACTCCATTAGAGGTGGGAGATTTCTGGTTGTTTTTGGGGGTTATGGAATGGATAACTGCCAGACTAATGATGTTCACATCTTCGATACAG TTAAACAGACATGGAGTAAGCCAGTGGTGAAGGGGAATCTACCTTCTCCAAGGGACAGTCATAGTTGTACCGCTGTGGGAGACAATCTCTTCATTTTTGGGGGTACAGATGGGAAAGTTCCACTAAGAGATTTGCATATTTTCGAAACTT CCACCAGTACTTGGATTACTCCGAGTTTACGAGGTGAAGGACCAGAGCCACGTGAAGGGCATAGTGCTGCACTAGTGGGCAAACGACTTTTTATATTTGGGGGATGTGGAAAAGATAATTCATCTGAAGTTTACTATAATGATCTCTACATACTGGATACTG AGACTTTAGTATGGAGACGTGCTGTAACGTCTGGAACACCACCGTCTGCACGAGATAGTCACACTTGTTCAGCATGGAAGCACAAAATTGTAGTCATCGGTGGTGAAGATGCGTCAGATTATTATTTGTCTGATGTTCATATTCTCGATACAG ATAGTCTTATATGGAAGGAGTTAAGCAATGCGTGCTGGATACTACCTGCACGTGCAGGCCATTCTACTGTTGCTCTGGGGAAACACTTGTTTATCTTTGGTGGATTTACAGATGACCGAAATCTTTACGATGATCTTCATGTGCTAAATTTGG AGAGTGGAAATTGGACCAAGTTAGTAGCTAGTGGTGAAGGGCCTTCTGCCAGGTTTTCTGTTGCCGGGGATTGTCTGGATATCCGAAAGGGTGTTCTTGTTTTCATCGGTGGTTGCAATGAGCATCTCGAGGCACTGGATGACATGTACTATTTGCATACAG AATTGTCGGTGGAGAACGAGCAAGATGATCAGAGGCAAGAAAAATTATCTCTCaaaaaggaattgaagagaaAGTGCCAAGAACAATGTTTTCCGACTGGCTTACAGATAAACGACAAAGAGACACGCAAACAGGTGACACTTCCTAAAATGTCTCGAACCATGCCGTTGCCATATTATGGTCAAGCAGCAG AGCAGAACAACTCGACAATGATTGAATTTAAGCCTTGTAATGATAAGATGTTTGAAGCCAAGGTCACTGAAGCTTTTCGCTATGGATATACAATTGAAACCAACATCAATGGAAAACCTCTACGAGGGGTTCTCTTCTCCTACAAACAAGGTTTTGCAGATTCAGCTAATAGTAACCTGAGTGG GATGGCTGAGGAGGCTCGTGTGGAGAATGGATGTCAACCGAAGTTAAAAACAACTGGTGATAATTCTCATGGGAAGAAGTCTACATCTCAAGATTCCCTGACAGAAACTGATATTGCTTCTGAATCCAACAATTCAAATCCCCCTGGTGCTCCTCCACCCCGTAAG CAGATAAATGAAACTTCAGGAATGTCAACAGACTCCGTCCCAGATTCAAAGGATAATGGGACACATGAGCCATCCACTTCAAGCAGAGAAGTTCCTACCGAGGATATGTCTGCTGCAGCCAAATACTCCGTTGCTCCGTCTCCGAATCAAG GACCAGTTGGCCCAATTTCTGACATAAAAAAGACATGA
- the LOC113271775 gene encoding kelch domain-containing protein 3-like isoform X1, with protein sequence MRWEKLQLSNRFPAETSVAVDGRKSGPGPGKRWGHTCNSIRGGRFLVVFGGYGMDNCQTNDVHIFDTVKQTWSKPVVKGNLPSPRDSHSCTAVGDNLFIFGGTDGKVPLRDLHIFETSTSTWITPSLRGEGPEPREGHSAALVGKRLFIFGGCGKDNSSEVYYNDLYILDTETLVWRRAVTSGTPPSARDSHTCSAWKHKIVVIGGEDASDYYLSDVHILDTDSLIWKELSNACWILPARAGHSTVALGKHLFIFGGFTDDRNLYDDLHVLNLESGNWTKLVASGEGPSARFSVAGDCLDIRKGVLVFIGGCNEHLEALDDMYYLHTELSVENEQDDQRQEKLSLKKELKRKCQEQCFPTGLQINDKETRKQVTLPKMSRTMPLPYYGQAAAEQNNSTMIEFKPCNDKMFEAKVTEAFRYGYTIETNINGKPLRGVLFSYKQGFADSANSNLSGMAEEARVENGCQPKLKTTGDNSHGKKSTSQDSLTETDIASESNNSNPPGAPPPRKQINETSGMSTDSVPDSKDNGTHEPSTSSREVPTEDMSAAAKYSVAPSPNQGPVGPISDIKKT encoded by the exons atgaggTGGGAAAAGTTACAGTTGAGCAATAGATTCCCAGCAGAAACCAGTGTTGCTGTTGATGGTAGGAAATCAGGTCCAGGTCCTGGTAAAAGATGGGGTCATACATGCAACTCCATTAGAGGTGGGAGATTTCTGGTTGTTTTTGGGGGTTATGGAATGGATAACTGCCAGACTAATGATGTTCACATCTTCGATACAG TTAAACAGACATGGAGTAAGCCAGTGGTGAAGGGGAATCTACCTTCTCCAAGGGACAGTCATAGTTGTACCGCTGTGGGAGACAATCTCTTCATTTTTGGGGGTACAGATGGGAAAGTTCCACTAAGAGATTTGCATATTTTCGAAACTT CCACCAGTACTTGGATTACTCCGAGTTTACGAGGTGAAGGACCAGAGCCACGTGAAGGGCATAGTGCTGCACTAGTGGGCAAACGACTTTTTATATTTGGGGGATGTGGAAAAGATAATTCATCTGAAGTTTACTATAATGATCTCTACATACTGGATACTG AGACTTTAGTATGGAGACGTGCTGTAACGTCTGGAACACCACCGTCTGCACGAGATAGTCACACTTGTTCAGCATGGAAGCACAAAATTGTAGTCATCGGTGGTGAAGATGCGTCAGATTATTATTTGTCTGATGTTCATATTCTCGATACAG ATAGTCTTATATGGAAGGAGTTAAGCAATGCGTGCTGGATACTACCTGCACGTGCAGGCCATTCTACTGTTGCTCTGGGGAAACACTTGTTTATCTTTGGTGGATTTACAGATGACCGAAATCTTTACGATGATCTTCATGTGCTAAATTTGG AGAGTGGAAATTGGACCAAGTTAGTAGCTAGTGGTGAAGGGCCTTCTGCCAGGTTTTCTGTTGCCGGGGATTGTCTGGATATCCGAAAGGGTGTTCTTGTTTTCATCGGTGGTTGCAATGAGCATCTCGAGGCACTGGATGACATGTACTATTTGCATACAG AATTGTCGGTGGAGAACGAGCAAGATGATCAGAGGCAAGAAAAATTATCTCTCaaaaaggaattgaagagaaAGTGCCAAGAACAATGTTTTCCGACTGGCTTACAGATAAACGACAAAGAGACACGCAAACAGGTGACACTTCCTAAAATGTCTCGAACCATGCCGTTGCCATATTATGGTCAAGCAGCAG CAGAGCAGAACAACTCGACAATGATTGAATTTAAGCCTTGTAATGATAAGATGTTTGAAGCCAAGGTCACTGAAGCTTTTCGCTATGGATATACAATTGAAACCAACATCAATGGAAAACCTCTACGAGGGGTTCTCTTCTCCTACAAACAAGGTTTTGCAGATTCAGCTAATAGTAACCTGAGTGG GATGGCTGAGGAGGCTCGTGTGGAGAATGGATGTCAACCGAAGTTAAAAACAACTGGTGATAATTCTCATGGGAAGAAGTCTACATCTCAAGATTCCCTGACAGAAACTGATATTGCTTCTGAATCCAACAATTCAAATCCCCCTGGTGCTCCTCCACCCCGTAAG CAGATAAATGAAACTTCAGGAATGTCAACAGACTCCGTCCCAGATTCAAAGGATAATGGGACACATGAGCCATCCACTTCAAGCAGAGAAGTTCCTACCGAGGATATGTCTGCTGCAGCCAAATACTCCGTTGCTCCGTCTCCGAATCAAG GACCAGTTGGCCCAATTTCTGACATAAAAAAGACATGA
- the LOC113271775 gene encoding kelch domain-containing protein 3-like isoform X2, producing MRWEKLQLSNRFPAETSVAVDGRKSGPGPGKRWGHTCNSIRGGRFLVVFGGYGMDNCQTNDVHIFDTVKQTWSKPVVKGNLPSPRDSHSCTAVGDNLFIFGGTDGKVPLRDLHIFETSTSTWITPSLRGEGPEPREGHSAALVGKRLFIFGGCGKDNSSEVYYNDLYILDTETLVWRRAVTSGTPPSARDSHTCSAWKHKIVVIGGEDASDYYLSDVHILDTDSLIWKELSNACWILPARAGHSTVALGKHLFIFGGFTDDRNLYDDLHVLNLESGNWTKLVASGEGPSARFSVAGDCLDIRKGVLVFIGGCNEHLEALDDMYYLHTELSVENEQDDQRQEKLSLKKELKRKCQEQCFPTGLQINDKETRKQVTLPKMSRTMPLPYYGQAAAEQNNSTMIEFKPCNDKMFEAKVTEAFRYGYTIETNINGKPLRGVLFSYKQGFADSANSNLSGMAEEARVENGCQPKLKTTGDNSHGKKSTSQDSLTETDIASESNNSNPPGAPPPRKINETSGMSTDSVPDSKDNGTHEPSTSSREVPTEDMSAAAKYSVAPSPNQGPVGPISDIKKT from the exons atgaggTGGGAAAAGTTACAGTTGAGCAATAGATTCCCAGCAGAAACCAGTGTTGCTGTTGATGGTAGGAAATCAGGTCCAGGTCCTGGTAAAAGATGGGGTCATACATGCAACTCCATTAGAGGTGGGAGATTTCTGGTTGTTTTTGGGGGTTATGGAATGGATAACTGCCAGACTAATGATGTTCACATCTTCGATACAG TTAAACAGACATGGAGTAAGCCAGTGGTGAAGGGGAATCTACCTTCTCCAAGGGACAGTCATAGTTGTACCGCTGTGGGAGACAATCTCTTCATTTTTGGGGGTACAGATGGGAAAGTTCCACTAAGAGATTTGCATATTTTCGAAACTT CCACCAGTACTTGGATTACTCCGAGTTTACGAGGTGAAGGACCAGAGCCACGTGAAGGGCATAGTGCTGCACTAGTGGGCAAACGACTTTTTATATTTGGGGGATGTGGAAAAGATAATTCATCTGAAGTTTACTATAATGATCTCTACATACTGGATACTG AGACTTTAGTATGGAGACGTGCTGTAACGTCTGGAACACCACCGTCTGCACGAGATAGTCACACTTGTTCAGCATGGAAGCACAAAATTGTAGTCATCGGTGGTGAAGATGCGTCAGATTATTATTTGTCTGATGTTCATATTCTCGATACAG ATAGTCTTATATGGAAGGAGTTAAGCAATGCGTGCTGGATACTACCTGCACGTGCAGGCCATTCTACTGTTGCTCTGGGGAAACACTTGTTTATCTTTGGTGGATTTACAGATGACCGAAATCTTTACGATGATCTTCATGTGCTAAATTTGG AGAGTGGAAATTGGACCAAGTTAGTAGCTAGTGGTGAAGGGCCTTCTGCCAGGTTTTCTGTTGCCGGGGATTGTCTGGATATCCGAAAGGGTGTTCTTGTTTTCATCGGTGGTTGCAATGAGCATCTCGAGGCACTGGATGACATGTACTATTTGCATACAG AATTGTCGGTGGAGAACGAGCAAGATGATCAGAGGCAAGAAAAATTATCTCTCaaaaaggaattgaagagaaAGTGCCAAGAACAATGTTTTCCGACTGGCTTACAGATAAACGACAAAGAGACACGCAAACAGGTGACACTTCCTAAAATGTCTCGAACCATGCCGTTGCCATATTATGGTCAAGCAGCAG CAGAGCAGAACAACTCGACAATGATTGAATTTAAGCCTTGTAATGATAAGATGTTTGAAGCCAAGGTCACTGAAGCTTTTCGCTATGGATATACAATTGAAACCAACATCAATGGAAAACCTCTACGAGGGGTTCTCTTCTCCTACAAACAAGGTTTTGCAGATTCAGCTAATAGTAACCTGAGTGG GATGGCTGAGGAGGCTCGTGTGGAGAATGGATGTCAACCGAAGTTAAAAACAACTGGTGATAATTCTCATGGGAAGAAGTCTACATCTCAAGATTCCCTGACAGAAACTGATATTGCTTCTGAATCCAACAATTCAAATCCCCCTGGTGCTCCTCCACCCCGTAAG ATAAATGAAACTTCAGGAATGTCAACAGACTCCGTCCCAGATTCAAAGGATAATGGGACACATGAGCCATCCACTTCAAGCAGAGAAGTTCCTACCGAGGATATGTCTGCTGCAGCCAAATACTCCGTTGCTCCGTCTCCGAATCAAG GACCAGTTGGCCCAATTTCTGACATAAAAAAGACATGA
- the LOC113271774 gene encoding protein SPIRAL1-like 2, producing the protein MGRGVSYGGGQSSLGYLFAGPEEPKTAAPAATPTAAAAHTPPVQVEQNVPAANKSSPSPPADKAKLGPAGVVQGSLANNYYRADGQNTGNFITDRPSTKVHAAPGGGSSLGYLFGGGGGSN; encoded by the exons ATGGGTCGTGGAGTCAGTTATGGAGGAGGTCAGAGTTCTTTAGGGTATCTCTTTGCTGGTCCTGAGGAACCAAAAACAGCTGCACCTGCTGCAACtcccactgctgctgctgctcataCCCCCCCAGTTCAGGTGGAACAAAATGTACCTGCAGCTAACAAGTCTTCCCCTTCGCCCCCAGCAGATAAAGCTAAGCTGGGTCCAGCAGGAGTAGTGCAGGGTTCTCTAGCCAATAACTACTATCGCGCTGATGGCCAGAACACTGGCAATTTCATCACT GATCGACCTTCGACTAAGGTTCACGCAGCTCCTGGTGGTGGATCTTCCCTGGGTTACCTCTTCGGCGGAGGTGGTGGTAGCAACTAA